In one window of Halomarina pelagica DNA:
- the proS gene encoding proline--tRNA ligase has translation MSGEQELGITESKAHSPGDWYAEVVRKAGLADYAPMGGFIVTRPRGYALWEGLQSHLDGWFKETGVQNAYFPLFIPESYLEREKDIVEGFDPEVAWVTHGGYEELEERLAVRPTSESIITPFMAQWIRSHRDLPMRLNQWCSVVRWEATDTKPFFRTKEFLWQEGHTAHRDREGAWEETIRRLDQYERLYTDVLAIPALRGKKPDHDKFPGADTTTTLEALMPDGKSVQSCTSHYLGTSFAEAYDVTYADEDEEEQLAHTTSWGLSWRALGALIMTHSDDQGLVLPPTIAPEQVVIVPIWQEDTREAVLEYCEGLRDELGGAGVRVHLDDRDERNPGFKFNEWELKGVPLRIEVGPNEVDDAEVTLVHRPDGESEAADRDDLVSAVEDALDTVYAKLYADAEENLESNVREAHGRNEILGTIGRHGGYVKTGWCGDETCEAEIKEQIAAEIVMVPMNDDEEPPHDTCGVCGERAETTAYFAKSY, from the coding sequence ATGAGCGGCGAACAGGAACTCGGCATCACCGAGTCCAAAGCGCACAGCCCCGGCGACTGGTACGCCGAGGTCGTCCGGAAGGCCGGCCTCGCGGACTACGCGCCGATGGGCGGTTTCATCGTCACGCGTCCCCGCGGGTACGCCCTCTGGGAGGGTCTGCAGTCGCACCTCGACGGCTGGTTCAAGGAGACCGGCGTGCAGAACGCCTACTTCCCCCTGTTCATCCCCGAGAGCTACCTCGAACGCGAGAAGGACATCGTGGAGGGGTTCGACCCCGAGGTGGCGTGGGTCACCCACGGCGGGTACGAGGAACTCGAGGAGCGCCTGGCGGTCCGGCCCACCAGCGAGTCGATCATCACGCCGTTCATGGCGCAGTGGATCCGCAGCCACCGCGACCTCCCCATGCGGCTGAACCAGTGGTGCTCGGTCGTGCGCTGGGAGGCGACCGACACGAAGCCGTTCTTCCGCACGAAGGAGTTCCTCTGGCAGGAGGGCCACACCGCCCACCGCGACCGCGAGGGGGCGTGGGAGGAGACGATCCGCCGCCTCGACCAGTACGAGCGCCTCTACACCGACGTGCTCGCCATCCCCGCGCTCCGCGGGAAGAAGCCGGACCACGACAAGTTCCCCGGCGCGGACACGACGACGACGCTGGAGGCGCTGATGCCCGACGGCAAGTCCGTCCAGTCGTGCACGAGCCACTACCTCGGGACGTCGTTCGCGGAGGCCTACGACGTCACCTACGCCGACGAGGACGAGGAGGAGCAACTGGCCCACACCACCTCGTGGGGACTCTCCTGGCGCGCGCTAGGGGCGCTCATCATGACCCACTCCGACGACCAGGGACTCGTCCTGCCGCCGACGATCGCCCCCGAGCAGGTCGTGATCGTCCCCATCTGGCAGGAGGACACCCGCGAGGCGGTCCTGGAGTACTGCGAGGGACTGCGCGACGAACTCGGCGGGGCGGGCGTTCGCGTCCACCTGGACGACCGCGACGAGCGCAACCCCGGCTTCAAGTTCAACGAGTGGGAGTTGAAGGGCGTCCCCCTCCGGATCGAGGTCGGCCCCAACGAGGTCGACGACGCGGAGGTCACGCTCGTCCACCGCCCGGACGGGGAGTCCGAGGCCGCGGACCGAGACGACCTCGTGTCGGCGGTCGAGGACGCGCTCGACACCGTCTACGCGAAACTCTACGCCGACGCCGAGGAGAACCTCGAGTCGAACGTCCGCGAGGCCCACGGTCGAAACGAGATCCTCGGCACCATCGGACGGCACGGCGGCTACGTGAAGACCGGCTGGTGCGGCGACGAGACCTGCGAGGCCGAGATCAAGGAGCAGATCGCCGCCGAGATCGTGATGGTGCCCATGAACGACGACGAGGAACCCCCACACGACACCTGCGGGGTCTGCGGCGAGCGCGCGGAGACGACGGCCTACTTCGCGAAGTCCTACTGA
- a CDS encoding AzlD domain-containing protein yields MTDLELWLVILAAGLGTFAIRLSFFLLFERVDTVPPRVRWALSFVPAAVLAALVAPEFVSLAPGGTSTPRLLAGVLAALVAWRTESVLATIVTGLAALVAFQAVL; encoded by the coding sequence GTGACCGACCTCGAACTCTGGCTCGTCATCCTCGCCGCGGGCCTCGGGACGTTCGCCATCCGGCTGTCGTTCTTCCTCCTGTTCGAGCGCGTCGACACCGTCCCGCCGCGCGTCCGCTGGGCGCTGTCGTTCGTCCCCGCGGCGGTGCTCGCGGCGCTCGTCGCGCCGGAGTTCGTCTCGCTCGCGCCCGGCGGGACCTCGACCCCCCGCCTGCTCGCGGGCGTCCTGGCGGCGCTCGTCGCCTGGCGCACCGAGAGCGTATTGGCGACGATCGTCACCGGACTCGCGGCGCTGGTGGCGTTCCAGGCGGTGCTCTAG
- a CDS encoding AzlC family ABC transporter permease, translating to MTARRASFLAGARATAPITVGIVPFGLLAGAAAVAVGITPMQALGMSVFIFAGASQLAAIDLVENGAPAAVVIATVLVVNLRMTMYSASIAPYFDRMRTLARLPLAYLLTDHAYALSVTRFGDDDPASRPWYYLGTALPLWVVWQACTVIGIVAGAAVPESIPLDFAVPLTFLALLVPAIEGRSTAAAAAVGGGVAVLGAGVPFNLGLIVGALCGIGGGMLAEVIAE from the coding sequence ATGACTGCTCGCCGGGCGTCGTTCCTCGCGGGAGCGCGAGCCACCGCGCCCATCACGGTCGGCATCGTGCCGTTCGGTCTGCTCGCGGGTGCGGCCGCCGTCGCGGTGGGCATCACCCCGATGCAGGCGCTCGGAATGTCGGTGTTCATCTTCGCGGGAGCCTCCCAGCTCGCGGCCATCGACCTCGTCGAGAACGGCGCACCGGCGGCGGTGGTGATCGCGACGGTGCTCGTCGTCAACCTCCGGATGACGATGTACAGCGCCTCGATCGCGCCCTACTTCGACCGGATGCGGACGCTCGCCCGACTGCCGCTCGCCTACCTGCTGACCGACCACGCGTACGCCCTGTCGGTGACGCGCTTCGGCGACGACGACCCGGCCTCGCGCCCGTGGTACTACCTCGGCACGGCGCTGCCGCTGTGGGTCGTCTGGCAGGCGTGTACCGTGATCGGCATCGTCGCCGGGGCCGCCGTTCCCGAGTCGATCCCGCTCGACTTCGCCGTGCCGCTCACCTTCCTCGCGCTGCTCGTGCCCGCCATCGAGGGGCGGAGCACGGCCGCGGCGGCCGCCGTCGGCGGGGGCGTCGCCGTGCTGGGGGCGGGGGTGCCGTTCAACCTCGGGCTCATCGTCGGCGCGCTCTGCGGGATCGGCGGCGGGATGCTCGCGGAGGTGATCGCGGAGTGA
- a CDS encoding NAD(P)/FAD-dependent oxidoreductase: MDAVVVGGGIVGLASAYYLAERGAAVVVCEKGSLGGGSTERSAGGIRAQFSTPINVELSLASVAVWRTFEGAFDTELAYRRPGYLFLAREPSTADAFREQVAMQNDLGVPSRVLDPDDAREHCPELRAEAFRLATYSPTDGFADPHLALQGFARAASEAGAEIRTRTAVTAIRRDGDAVVGAETDAGRLDADLVVNAAGPWARAVAATAGVDLPVAPRRRQLLVVDPETPVPESVPLTIDLDAGAYFRPEREGAALVGGHFSADDPDRDPDAYRRSFDLDWARTAVERAGDAARYFGPETRVRRGWAGLYAVTPDHHPIVEETLPGFVNAVGFSGHGFQHAPATGQVVAELAFDGEASLVDVSALGSDRFERGELVEERNVA; this comes from the coding sequence ATGGACGCCGTAGTCGTCGGCGGAGGGATCGTCGGGCTCGCGTCGGCGTACTACCTCGCCGAACGGGGCGCGGCGGTCGTCGTCTGCGAGAAGGGGTCGCTCGGCGGCGGGAGCACGGAGCGCTCGGCCGGCGGCATCCGGGCGCAGTTCTCCACCCCGATCAACGTCGAGCTGTCGCTCGCGAGCGTGGCGGTCTGGCGCACCTTCGAGGGGGCGTTCGATACGGAACTGGCCTACCGGCGACCCGGCTACCTGTTTCTCGCGCGAGAGCCGTCGACCGCCGACGCGTTCCGCGAGCAGGTCGCGATGCAGAACGACCTCGGCGTCCCGAGCCGCGTGCTCGATCCCGACGACGCCCGCGAGCACTGTCCGGAACTCCGCGCCGAGGCGTTCCGGCTGGCGACGTACTCCCCGACCGACGGGTTCGCCGACCCGCACCTCGCGCTCCAGGGGTTCGCGCGCGCCGCGAGCGAGGCGGGGGCCGAGATCCGGACGAGGACCGCGGTGACGGCGATCCGGCGCGACGGCGACGCGGTGGTCGGCGCGGAGACCGACGCGGGACGGCTCGACGCGGATCTCGTGGTGAACGCCGCCGGCCCGTGGGCGCGCGCGGTCGCCGCGACGGCGGGCGTCGACCTGCCGGTGGCACCGAGACGGCGACAGCTGCTCGTCGTCGACCCCGAGACGCCCGTCCCCGAGTCGGTCCCGCTGACGATCGACCTCGACGCGGGCGCGTACTTCCGGCCCGAGCGCGAGGGCGCGGCGCTGGTCGGCGGGCACTTCTCGGCCGACGACCCCGATCGGGACCCCGACGCGTACCGGCGCTCGTTCGACCTGGACTGGGCGAGGACCGCCGTCGAGCGGGCGGGCGACGCGGCGCGCTACTTCGGTCCGGAGACGCGCGTCAGGCGCGGCTGGGCCGGCCTCTACGCCGTGACGCCCGATCATCACCCGATCGTGGAGGAGACGCTCCCGGGGTTCGTCAACGCCGTCGGGTTCTCCGGCCACGGCTTCCAGCACGCGCCCGCGACGGGGCAGGTCGTGGCCGAACTCGCGTTCGACGGCGAGGCGTCGCTCGTCGACGTCTCGGCGCTCGGGAGCGACCGCTTCGAGCGGGGGGAGCTGGTCGAGGAACGGAACGTCGCGTAG
- a CDS encoding ornithine cyclodeaminase family protein, with the protein MVRVLSDDDVSAVLDLGDLLPVVADAFRKQGEGAVERPERPHFPVGAGLDGPEPLGTGLVMPAYVHGAAHYATKLVGVHESNAERGLPTVNAAIALTAADTGRPTALLAGTRVTNARTGCIGGLAARELANRPVCLGVLGAGAQARWQVRAIAAATGVERVRIYSPSESRERCAADLRAELATDVTAVGAPAAAVEEATVVVTATTATEPVFPGDALAPGALVVAVGAYTSEMQELDPRTVERAARVFADVPEEAAVTGDARAAGLAAADFVPFSSVLTGESGREREEEILVVESVGSAVLDAAAAEHVFERAREAGRGTTVPL; encoded by the coding sequence ATGGTACGCGTCCTCTCGGACGACGACGTGTCGGCCGTCCTCGACCTCGGCGACCTCCTCCCGGTCGTCGCCGACGCCTTCCGGAAGCAGGGCGAGGGGGCCGTAGAGCGCCCCGAGCGACCGCACTTCCCCGTCGGGGCCGGCCTCGACGGTCCCGAGCCGCTCGGGACGGGGCTGGTGATGCCCGCCTACGTGCACGGGGCGGCCCACTACGCGACGAAGCTCGTGGGCGTCCACGAGAGCAACGCCGAACGTGGCCTGCCGACCGTGAACGCGGCGATCGCGCTCACCGCCGCGGACACCGGCCGGCCCACCGCGCTCCTGGCGGGGACGCGCGTCACGAACGCCCGAACCGGCTGTATCGGCGGGCTGGCCGCGCGCGAACTCGCGAACCGCCCCGTGTGCCTGGGCGTCCTCGGGGCGGGCGCGCAGGCGCGCTGGCAGGTCCGCGCGATCGCCGCCGCGACGGGCGTCGAGCGCGTCCGGATCTACTCGCCGAGCGAGTCCCGGGAACGCTGCGCGGCCGACCTGCGCGCGGAACTCGCGACCGACGTGACGGCGGTCGGCGCGCCCGCGGCCGCCGTCGAGGAGGCGACGGTCGTCGTCACGGCCACGACGGCGACGGAGCCGGTCTTCCCGGGCGACGCGCTCGCGCCGGGGGCGCTCGTCGTCGCGGTCGGCGCGTACACCAGCGAGATGCAGGAACTCGACCCGCGGACGGTAGAGCGCGCGGCGCGCGTCTTCGCCGACGTCCCGGAGGAGGCGGCCGTGACCGGCGACGCGCGCGCCGCGGGGCTCGCCGCGGCCGACTTCGTCCCGTTCTCGTCCGTGCTGACGGGCGAATCGGGCCGCGAGCGCGAGGAGGAGATCCTGGTCGTCGAGAGCGTCGGGTCTGCGGTGCTCGACGCGGCCGCCGCGGAGCACGTCTTCGAACGGGCGCGCGAGGCCGGGCGGGGGACGACCGTGCCGCTCTGA
- a CDS encoding beta-CASP ribonuclease aCPSF1 yields MSTVEKQLDTLKAEITEEVPSDISISDVTYEGPELVIYTRDPKRFARNGDLIRTLAGKLRKRITVRPDPDVLSRPADAEEQIRSVIPEEAGVTDLDFHADTGEVVIEAQKPGMVIGRHGSTLREITQRVGWTPEVVRTPPIESSTVSNVRNFLKQERDERRDILERVGRQIHRKQLSNEEWVRISTLGCCREVGRASFILSTPETRILVDCGDKPGSDDVPYLQVPEALGSGANSLDAVVLTHAHLDHSALVPLLFKYGYDGPIYCTEPTRDLMGLLTLDYLDVAAKEGRTPPYQSEMVREAIKHTIPLEYGDVTDIAPDVKLTFHNAGHILGSAVSHFHIGDGLYNVAFSGDIHYKDTRLFNGAVNEFPRVETLVLESTYGGRNDYQTDQEDSERKLVEVINRIYDEGGKVLIPAFAVGRSQEIMLVIEEAMRTGKIPEMPVHLDGMIWEATAIHTTYPEYLRDDLRDRIFHEDENPFLSPQFNHIDGGEEERQEIADGDQCIILSTSGMVTGGPIMSWLEHVGPDPKSTMVFVGYQAQGTLGRRIQNGWDEIPINGYGGRANTLQLKLDVETVDGFSGHADRNGLMNFVRTMNPRPEKVLCVHGDEGSVQDLSSALYHEFNMRTFAPKNLETFRFK; encoded by the coding sequence ATGAGCACGGTAGAGAAGCAACTCGACACGTTGAAGGCAGAGATTACAGAGGAGGTCCCCAGCGACATTTCCATCTCCGACGTCACCTACGAGGGACCGGAGCTGGTCATCTACACGCGCGATCCGAAGCGGTTCGCGCGGAACGGTGACCTGATCCGGACGCTCGCGGGGAAGCTGCGAAAGCGCATCACGGTCCGTCCGGACCCCGACGTGCTCTCGCGCCCCGCCGACGCCGAGGAGCAGATCCGCTCGGTCATCCCCGAGGAGGCGGGGGTCACCGACCTCGACTTCCACGCCGACACCGGCGAGGTGGTCATCGAGGCCCAGAAGCCGGGGATGGTCATCGGGCGGCACGGCTCGACCCTCCGCGAGATCACCCAGCGCGTCGGCTGGACCCCCGAGGTGGTCCGCACGCCGCCCATCGAGTCGTCGACGGTCTCGAACGTGCGGAACTTCCTGAAGCAGGAGCGCGACGAGCGCCGCGACATCCTCGAGCGGGTGGGTCGGCAGATCCACCGCAAACAGCTCTCGAACGAGGAGTGGGTGCGCATCTCGACGCTCGGCTGCTGTCGGGAGGTGGGACGCGCGAGCTTCATCCTCTCGACGCCGGAGACGCGCATCCTCGTCGACTGCGGCGACAAGCCCGGCTCCGACGACGTGCCGTACCTCCAGGTGCCCGAGGCGCTCGGGTCGGGCGCGAACTCGCTCGACGCGGTCGTCCTGACCCACGCCCACCTCGACCACTCGGCGCTCGTCCCGCTCCTGTTCAAGTACGGCTACGACGGGCCGATCTACTGCACCGAACCGACCCGCGACCTGATGGGACTGCTGACGCTCGACTACCTCGACGTCGCCGCGAAGGAGGGGCGCACCCCGCCGTATCAGTCCGAGATGGTCCGCGAGGCGATCAAGCACACAATCCCCCTCGAGTACGGCGACGTGACCGACATCGCCCCGGACGTGAAGCTCACGTTCCACAACGCCGGGCACATCCTCGGGAGCGCGGTGAGCCACTTCCACATCGGCGACGGCCTCTACAACGTCGCGTTCTCGGGCGACATCCACTACAAGGACACCCGCCTGTTCAACGGGGCGGTCAACGAGTTCCCCCGCGTGGAGACGCTCGTCCTCGAGTCCACCTACGGCGGTCGCAACGACTACCAGACCGACCAGGAGGACTCAGAGCGGAAGCTGGTCGAGGTCATCAACCGGATCTACGACGAGGGCGGGAAGGTGCTCATCCCCGCGTTCGCCGTCGGGCGCTCCCAGGAGATCATGCTCGTCATCGAGGAGGCGATGCGGACGGGGAAGATCCCCGAGATGCCCGTCCACCTCGACGGGATGATCTGGGAGGCGACGGCCATCCACACGACCTACCCCGAGTACCTCCGCGACGACCTCCGCGACCGCATCTTCCACGAGGACGAGAACCCCTTCCTCTCGCCGCAGTTCAACCACATCGACGGCGGCGAGGAGGAGCGCCAGGAGATCGCCGACGGCGACCAGTGCATCATCCTCTCGACCTCCGGCATGGTCACCGGCGGCCCCATCATGTCCTGGCTCGAACACGTCGGTCCGGACCCCAAGTCGACGATGGTCTTCGTCGGCTACCAGGCCCAGGGGACGCTCGGTCGCCGCATCCAGAACGGCTGGGACGAGATCCCGATCAACGGCTACGGCGGCCGCGCGAACACGCTACAGCTGAAACTCGACGTGGAGACCGTCGACGGCTTCTCCGGCCACGCGGACCGCAACGGCCTGATGAACTTCGTGCGGACGATGAACCCGCGCCCCGAGAAGGTGCTCTGCGTCCACGGCGACGAGGGCAGCGTCCAGGACCTCTCCTCGGCGCTCTACCACGAGTTCAACATGCGGACCTTCGCGCCGAAGAACCTCGAGACGTTCCGGTTCAAGTAG
- a CDS encoding thiolase family protein, with amino-acid sequence MSDIVLLDGARTAHGSLLGGLSSLSAIELGTTTLDAVLDRTPLAPDAVDWVALGCAIQAGLGQVPARQAVVASRLSDGTPATTINEASGSGLRAIALAADRIEAGRAEVALAGGMESMTNAPYVLPDYRTGRRYGDATLVDSMIRDALWDESYDAHMGELTEELVEREGIPREAQDEYALESNRRAVEAVSAGRFDAEIVPVEAGGERVETDEGPREDTSMERLAGLPPAFGSDGTITAGNASKLSDGAGCVALATADAADDLGVDPLARVVDYAVAYRDPKWFNVAVADAVEELLAANDLAADDVALFELNEAFAAQMVYVTERLGIPRDRLNTRGGAVAFGHPIGASGGMLATSLAYEMREADAQYGVVGMSIGGGGGIAMLLAR; translated from the coding sequence ATGTCGGACATCGTTCTCCTCGACGGCGCGCGCACCGCACACGGCTCGCTCCTTGGCGGGCTCTCGTCGCTGTCGGCGATCGAACTCGGCACGACGACGCTCGACGCGGTCCTCGACCGGACGCCCCTCGCCCCGGACGCGGTCGACTGGGTGGCCCTCGGCTGCGCGATCCAGGCCGGCCTCGGGCAGGTGCCCGCGCGGCAGGCGGTCGTCGCCTCGCGGCTGTCGGACGGGACGCCCGCGACCACGATCAACGAGGCCTCCGGCTCCGGCCTGCGGGCTATCGCGCTCGCGGCCGACCGCATCGAGGCCGGCCGCGCCGAGGTCGCGCTCGCCGGCGGCATGGAGTCGATGACGAACGCGCCGTACGTCCTCCCCGACTACCGCACGGGGCGGCGGTACGGCGACGCCACGCTGGTGGACTCGATGATCCGCGACGCCCTCTGGGATGAGAGCTACGACGCCCACATGGGCGAACTCACGGAGGAACTGGTCGAGCGCGAGGGCATCCCCCGCGAGGCGCAGGACGAGTACGCCCTGGAGAGCAACCGGCGCGCGGTCGAGGCCGTCAGCGCCGGTCGCTTCGACGCCGAGATCGTCCCCGTCGAGGCGGGCGGCGAGCGCGTCGAGACGGACGAGGGGCCGCGCGAGGACACCTCGATGGAGCGACTGGCGGGGCTCCCCCCGGCCTTCGGGTCAGATGGGACCATCACGGCCGGAAACGCCTCGAAGCTGAGCGACGGCGCGGGGTGCGTTGCGCTCGCGACCGCCGACGCGGCGGACGACCTCGGCGTCGACCCGCTCGCGCGCGTCGTCGACTACGCCGTCGCCTACCGCGACCCGAAGTGGTTCAACGTCGCGGTCGCGGACGCCGTGGAGGAACTGCTCGCGGCGAACGACCTCGCCGCGGACGACGTCGCGCTGTTCGAACTCAACGAGGCGTTCGCCGCGCAGATGGTGTACGTCACGGAGCGACTGGGGATCCCCCGCGATCGGCTGAACACGCGCGGGGGCGCGGTCGCGTTCGGCCACCCCATCGGCGCGAGCGGCGGCATGCTCGCCACCTCGCTCGCCTACGAGATGCGCGAGGCCGACGCCCAGTACGGCGTCGTCGGTATGAGCATCGGCGGGGGCGGCGGGATCGCGATGCTCCTCGCCCGGTAG
- a CDS encoding pyridoxal phosphate-dependent aminotransferase: MTEFSRRVERISISGIREVFEAAGADAINLGLGQPDFPTPEHAKRAAIDAIESGASDAYTSNKGTLALREAITAKHERDNGFAPDPGNVIATAGGSEALHIALEAHVEDGREVIYPDPGFVSYEALTLLAGGTPRPIPLREDLTMDPAAVEEAITDDTAAFVVNSPANPTGAVQSEADMREFARIADEHDVLCLSDEVYERLVFEGEHHSPMRYAETDNVVVVNACSKAYSMTGWRLGWVTASERRIERMLRVHQYAQACASAPAQFAAEAALSGPQDVVDEMVAAFEERRDVLLDGLEDMGLRTPTPQGAFYAMPEVPDGWVEAVIDRGVVVVPGEAFGEHGAGYARISYAAGVETLQEALEAMREATLAVR, translated from the coding sequence ATGACCGAGTTCTCTCGGCGGGTCGAGCGGATCTCCATCAGCGGGATCCGCGAGGTGTTCGAGGCGGCGGGGGCGGACGCGATCAACCTCGGCCTCGGCCAGCCGGACTTTCCGACGCCCGAGCACGCGAAGCGGGCGGCCATCGACGCCATCGAGTCGGGCGCGAGCGACGCGTACACCTCGAACAAGGGCACTCTCGCGCTCCGCGAGGCGATCACCGCGAAGCACGAGCGGGACAACGGCTTCGCGCCCGATCCCGGGAACGTCATCGCCACGGCGGGCGGTAGCGAGGCCCTGCACATCGCGCTGGAGGCGCACGTCGAGGACGGGCGGGAGGTGATCTACCCCGATCCCGGGTTCGTCTCCTACGAGGCGCTCACCCTGCTCGCGGGCGGGACGCCCAGGCCGATCCCGTTGCGCGAGGACCTCACGATGGACCCCGCCGCCGTGGAGGAGGCGATCACCGACGACACCGCCGCGTTCGTCGTCAACTCGCCCGCCAACCCGACCGGGGCCGTCCAGTCGGAGGCGGACATGCGAGAGTTCGCCCGCATCGCCGACGAGCACGACGTGCTCTGCCTCTCGGATGAGGTGTACGAGCGACTCGTCTTCGAGGGCGAGCACCACTCGCCGATGCGGTACGCCGAGACGGACAACGTCGTCGTGGTGAACGCCTGCTCCAAGGCCTACTCGATGACCGGCTGGCGACTCGGCTGGGTGACCGCGAGCGAGCGGCGGATCGAGCGCATGCTCCGCGTCCACCAGTACGCCCAGGCCTGCGCGAGCGCCCCGGCGCAGTTCGCCGCCGAGGCCGCCCTCTCCGGACCGCAGGACGTGGTGGACGAGATGGTGGCCGCCTTCGAGGAGCGCCGCGACGTCCTCCTCGACGGTCTCGAGGACATGGGCCTCCGGACGCCGACCCCGCAGGGGGCGTTCTACGCGATGCCCGAGGTCCCCGATGGGTGGGTCGAGGCGGTCATCGACCGCGGCGTCGTCGTCGTCCCGGGCGAGGCGTTCGGCGAGCACGGGGCGGGGTACGCGCGGATCTCCTACGCGGCCGGCGTCGAAACGCTCCAGGAGGCGCTCGAGGCGATGCGCGAAGCCACCCTGGCCGTGCGCTGA
- a CDS encoding UbiA family prenyltransferase produces MAIARHGSGVDAAVRALASQVHPVFMLPPLAASAFGAVLARDFSLALALVHLAAAFFGLYTAHVKDGYVDFYGRGEDDDHPLSERGCRLALAGASACFFVLLGVIALLVGPIAALLTLPGWLIGYFHAPQLDMHPVSATAGYPTGVGLALLGGYYVQTRTLSPTVLAFAAVFVVVLSGIKVIDDAKDYDYDRSISKRTVAVVLGRRRAREAAYGLMVAGMLAVALLALLTPIFPPSSVLAAVAFGAVALVARPMDSALATMVLIRGSYVFLALLIAAVWFRPLG; encoded by the coding sequence ATGGCAATCGCACGCCACGGCTCGGGGGTGGACGCGGCCGTCCGCGCGCTCGCCTCGCAGGTCCACCCCGTGTTCATGCTCCCGCCGCTGGCCGCGAGCGCCTTCGGCGCGGTGCTCGCCCGCGACTTCTCGCTCGCGCTCGCGCTCGTCCACCTGGCGGCCGCCTTCTTCGGGCTCTACACCGCGCACGTGAAGGACGGCTACGTCGACTTCTACGGCCGCGGGGAGGACGACGACCACCCGCTCAGCGAGCGCGGGTGTCGCCTCGCGCTCGCCGGTGCCTCCGCCTGCTTCTTCGTCCTCCTCGGCGTCATCGCGCTCCTCGTCGGCCCGATCGCCGCCCTCCTCACCCTCCCGGGGTGGCTCATCGGTTACTTTCACGCCCCGCAACTCGACATGCACCCCGTCTCGGCGACGGCGGGCTACCCGACGGGTGTCGGACTCGCCCTCCTCGGGGGCTACTACGTCCAGACGCGGACGCTCTCCCCGACGGTGCTCGCCTTCGCCGCCGTGTTCGTGGTCGTCCTCTCGGGCATCAAGGTGATCGACGACGCGAAGGACTACGACTACGACCGCTCCATCTCGAAGCGCACCGTGGCGGTCGTCCTCGGTCGCCGCCGCGCCCGCGAGGCGGCCTACGGCCTCATGGTCGCCGGGATGCTCGCGGTCGCGCTCCTCGCGCTGTTGACCCCGATCTTCCCCCCGAGCAGCGTCCTCGCGGCAGTCGCGTTCGGTGCCGTCGCGCTCGTCGCCCGCCCGATGGACTCCGCGCTGGCGACGATGGTGCTCATCCGGGGGTCGTACGTCTTCCTCGCGCTGCTCATCGCGGCGGTGTGGTTCCGGCCACTGGGGTAG
- a CDS encoding class I SAM-dependent methyltransferase — protein sequence MTDWYTDRDAVAEQYRDASNLNARAALHERYGTAELDLHPWLLEQFELPEDARVLTLGGGPGDIWPTVAERVPDGWRVCHTDVSPGMVREARGALSDSAVAADFGVVDAKSLPFADASFDAVTANHMLYHVPDRERALREVRRVLAPDGALYAATNGEGNVRAIYDVMESVADDSLPRVSGFSLEDGGDQLRAVFDRVDRRRYDDSLAVTDVDALVRYALSRDEFDADDAPALREAFREGFEGGVFRAEKDVGVFVARTR from the coding sequence ATGACCGACTGGTACACCGACCGCGATGCGGTCGCCGAGCAGTACCGCGACGCCTCGAACCTGAACGCGCGCGCCGCCCTCCACGAACGGTACGGCACGGCCGAACTCGACCTCCACCCCTGGCTCCTCGAGCAGTTCGAGCTTCCGGAGGACGCCCGCGTCCTGACCCTGGGCGGCGGTCCGGGGGACATCTGGCCGACGGTCGCGGAGCGCGTTCCCGACGGCTGGCGGGTGTGCCACACCGACGTCTCGCCGGGGATGGTCCGCGAGGCCCGCGGGGCGCTCTCCGATTCGGCGGTCGCCGCCGACTTCGGCGTGGTCGACGCCAAGTCGCTCCCGTTCGCGGACGCGTCCTTCGACGCCGTCACCGCGAACCACATGCTGTACCACGTACCGGACCGCGAGCGGGCGCTCCGCGAGGTCCGGCGCGTCCTCGCCCCGGACGGCGCGCTCTACGCGGCGACGAACGGGGAGGGGAACGTACGGGCGATATACGACGTCATGGAGTCCGTCGCGGACGACTCGCTCCCTCGGGTATCCGGATTCAGCCTGGAGGACGGCGGCGATCAACTCCGGGCGGTCTTCGATCGCGTGGACCGCAGACGCTACGACGACTCGCTCGCCGTGACGGACGTCGACGCGCTGGTCCGGTACGCGCTCTCCCGCGACGAGTTCGACGCCGACGACGCGCCGGCGCTCCGCGAGGCGTTCCGCGAGGGGTTCGAGGGCGGCGTCTTCCGCGCCGAGAAGGACGTGGGGGTGTTCGTCGCGCGGACTCGGTAG